The following coding sequences are from one Hyla sarda isolate aHylSar1 unplaced genomic scaffold, aHylSar1.hap1 scaffold_900, whole genome shotgun sequence window:
- the LOC130348988 gene encoding estrogen-related receptor gamma-like codes for MTHNQRPLTSDWCFKRETCSPCSMTRHSLDSDTGRALSLSLSTLDSPPHLKCPKKLCLVCGDVASGYHYGVASCEACKAFFKRTIQGNIEYSCPAAKQCEITKRCRKSCQSCRFAKCLKVGMLKEGVRLDRVRGGRQKYRRFLESGGGINGAQMLPNHKKPYSRISVLSQLLMAEPEKIYATPDPNLPDTDVKALSILCDLADRELVLTIEWAKHIPGFSSLSLADQMSLLQGTWMEILLLGVVFRSLPLRDELAYAEDYVIDEIRSRLCGLHHLYLCTRHLVHKYRHLRLDKEEYVTLKALVLTNSDSLHIEDVRSVQSLQDLLQEALQEYDITHHRDEPRRAGQLLLTLPLLRQTAGKVVLHFHGVRARGTVPMHKLFLEMLEAKCDLHV; via the exons ATGACCCACAATCAGCGACCTCTGACCTCCGACTGGTGTTTTAAGCGGGAGACGTGTAGTCCGTGCTCCATGACACGTCACAGTCTGGATTCTGACACCGGCAGGGCCCTCAGCCTGTCTCTGAGCACTCTGGACTCTCCTCCCCATCTGAAGTGTCCCAAGAAGCTTTGCCTGGTGTGCGGTGACGTGGCCTCTGGGTACCACTATGGGGTGGCCTCCTGTGAAGCCTGTAAGGCCTTCTTCAAACGTACAATCCAAG GTAACATTGAGTACAGCTGCCCGGCGGCCAAGCAATGTGAGATCACCAAGCGGTGCAGGAAATCCTGCCAGTCCTGCCGATTCGCCAAGTGTTTAAAGGTCGGGATGTTGAAGGAAG GAGTGCGGCTGGACCGGGTTCGAGGCGGGAGGCAGAAATATAGAAGATTTTTGGAGTCAGGTGGTGGCATCAATGGGGCCCAGATGCTGCCCAACCATAAGAAGCCAT ACTCACGGATTTCGGTTCTGTCACAACTTCTGATGGCCGAACCAGAGAAGATTTACGCTACGCCGGACCCCAACCTCCCCGATACGGACGTTAAGGCCCTGAGTATCCTGTGTGacctcgctgaccgggagctcgTGCTGACCATCGAGTGGGCGAAACATATCCCAG GCTTTTCCTCACTGTCCCTCGCTGATCAGATGAGTCTCCTACAAGGGACGTGGATGGAGATCCTGCTGCTGGGCGTTGTGTTCCGCTCTCTGCCGTTGCGGGATGAGTTGGCGTATGCGGAGGATTATGTCATTGATGAGATAAGGTCCCGCCTCTGCGGCCTGCACCACCTCTACCTCTGCACCCGCCACCTCGTCCACAAATACCGCCACCTCCGACTGGACAAAGAAGAGTACGTCACCCTGAAGGCCTTGGTGCTCACCAATTCTG ATTCGCTGCACATAGAGGACGTGCGGAGCGTGCAGAGCTTGCAGGACCTTCTCCAGGAAGCTCTGCAGGAGTACGACATCACCCATCACCGGGACGAGCCGCGCAGAGCCGGGCAGCTCCTGCTCACCCTCCCACTTCTGCGCCAGACTGCTGGCAAAGTGGTGCTGCACTTCCATGGGGTGAGAGCTCGGGGCACCGTGCCCATGCACAAACTATTCCTGGAAATGCTGGAGGCAAAGTGTGATCTTCATGTATGA